A single region of the Leisingera thetidis genome encodes:
- a CDS encoding TIGR04282 family arsenosugar biosynthesis glycosyltransferase produces the protein MKRTLVIMVKEPRPGRVKTRLGRDIGVIPATWWFRHQSARLIRRLRDPRWQIVLAVAPDRAVASKVWPADLPRQAQGDGDLGQRMKRMLRTAPGVATSGPAAGRAAPGPPPGRAPTHLPSDKRAPWHVNTPVCLIGADIPAITRAHIARAFAALGDHDAVFGPAADGGYWLVGAKHPSRLPQSLFGNTRWSTGHALADTLQTLPGWRIALTDTLHDVDTGADLPQR, from the coding sequence GTGAAACGCACCCTGGTGATCATGGTCAAGGAGCCGCGACCAGGGCGGGTGAAGACCCGCCTGGGACGGGACATTGGCGTGATCCCGGCAACTTGGTGGTTCCGCCACCAATCCGCCCGGCTGATCCGGCGTCTGCGCGACCCGCGCTGGCAGATCGTGCTGGCGGTCGCGCCGGACAGGGCTGTGGCTTCCAAGGTTTGGCCTGCCGATCTGCCGCGCCAGGCGCAAGGCGATGGTGATCTCGGCCAACGGATGAAACGGATGCTCAGGACAGCGCCCGGTGTTGCGACGTCCGGGCCGGCCGCTGGCCGGGCCGCGCCCGGCCCTCCCCCCGGGAGGGCGCCTACCCACCTACCCAGTGACAAGCGCGCTCCTTGGCACGTCAACACCCCCGTTTGCCTGATCGGCGCCGACATTCCCGCCATCACTCGCGCCCATATCGCCCGGGCCTTTGCCGCCCTTGGCGATCATGACGCGGTCTTTGGCCCGGCAGCGGACGGCGGCTATTGGCTGGTGGGCGCCAAACACCCGTCCCGCCTGCCCCAATCACTGTTTGGAAATACCCGCTGGTCCACCGGACATGCGCTGGCCGACACCTTGCAAACCCTGCCCGGCTGGCGCATCGCACTGACCGATACCCTGCACGACGTCGACACCGGCGCCGATCTGCCGCAGCGCTGA
- the dapE gene encoding succinyl-diaminopimelate desuccinylase: MPQTDPARLTADLIRCPSVTPDEGGALVLLENLLSAAGFDCTRTDRGEVCNLFARWGAKGHARTFGFNGHTDVVPLGDEAAWTMPPFGAKEKDGFMYGRGATDMKSGVAAFAAAAIDFVKDTPPDGSIILTITGDEEGDAVDGTTALLDYMSREDERMSVCLVGEPTCPNEIGEMIKIGRRGSLTAWFTVTGVQGHSAYPHRANNPLNAMARLMDRLASHELDQGTAHFDASTLAVVTIDTGNTATNVIPAQATSAVNIRFNDAHSGASLTEWLQGEADKVAAEFGVEIGMNVKVSGESFITPPGALSDLVSKAVETETGRTPELSTTGGTSDARFVKDHCPVVEFGLVGKTMHQVDERVEVAQIHQLKAIYTRILQDYFA; this comes from the coding sequence ATGCCGCAGACCGATCCCGCCCGCCTGACCGCCGATCTGATCCGGTGCCCTTCGGTTACGCCGGATGAAGGCGGCGCGCTGGTGCTGCTGGAAAACCTGCTGAGCGCGGCCGGTTTTGATTGCACCCGCACCGACCGCGGCGAGGTCTGCAACCTGTTTGCCCGCTGGGGCGCCAAGGGCCATGCCAGGACCTTTGGCTTCAACGGCCACACCGATGTGGTGCCCCTGGGGGATGAGGCCGCCTGGACCATGCCGCCATTCGGTGCCAAGGAGAAGGACGGTTTCATGTACGGCCGCGGCGCCACCGACATGAAGTCAGGCGTGGCCGCCTTTGCCGCAGCCGCCATTGATTTCGTGAAGGACACGCCGCCGGACGGGTCCATCATCCTGACCATCACCGGTGACGAGGAAGGCGATGCGGTGGATGGCACCACTGCGCTGCTGGACTACATGAGCCGCGAGGATGAGCGGATGTCCGTCTGCCTTGTGGGGGAGCCCACCTGCCCCAACGAGATAGGTGAAATGATCAAGATCGGCCGCCGCGGCTCGCTCACCGCCTGGTTTACCGTGACCGGGGTACAGGGGCATTCGGCCTACCCGCACCGTGCCAACAACCCGCTGAACGCGATGGCACGGCTGATGGACCGGCTGGCGAGCCATGAGCTGGACCAGGGCACCGCGCATTTCGACGCCTCCACCCTGGCGGTGGTCACCATCGACACCGGCAACACCGCCACCAACGTGATCCCGGCGCAGGCCACCTCTGCCGTCAACATCCGCTTCAACGATGCCCACTCCGGCGCCAGCCTGACGGAGTGGCTGCAGGGCGAGGCAGACAAGGTGGCTGCGGAATTCGGCGTTGAGATTGGAATGAACGTGAAAGTCTCCGGCGAAAGTTTCATCACCCCGCCCGGCGCGCTATCGGATCTGGTCTCGAAAGCGGTTGAGACAGAGACCGGCAGGACGCCGGAACTGTCGACCACAGGCGGCACTTCGGACGCGCGGTTTGTGAAAGACCACTGCCCGGTGGTGGAATTCGGCCTGGTCGGCAAGACCATGCATCAGGTGGACGAACGGGTTGAGGTTGCACAGATCCACCAGCTGAAGGCCATCTATACCCGTATCCTGCAGGATTATTTTGCATGA
- a CDS encoding formimidoylglutamate deiminase, with the protein MQTIFAQRAHLPLGWAENLRLTVSDGRITSLEANTQPQAGDARADVLLPSLGNLHSHSFQRAMAGMTEYRAAGRDSFWTWRELMYRFMDRITPEQYEAIAALVFVEMLEAGYASVGEFHYVHHQPGGVHFASVTELSERVFAAAGRTGIGLTHLPVLYTYGGAGKQALDGGQQRFGNSVAEFSQLVARARDIAARDLPSDARVGIAPHSLRATCPGDLAEVLQIQNGLPVHIHIAEQPKEVADISGWLGARPVEWLLENAPVDSKWCLIHATHMTSAETSRMARSGAVAGLCPITEANLGDGPFNGVEYLAHDGAFGVGSDSNVRISLPEELRTLEYSQRLRDLARNVLVPREGSVGETLYLGAAKGGAQALGRDAGRIEEGALADLVAIDSSQPALCALKPEQLLDGLCFAAGDDTVTDVWSAGRHVVQQGRHIARDSVVAAYRTAIKELLNSL; encoded by the coding sequence ATGCAGACAATATTTGCCCAGCGCGCCCATTTGCCCCTGGGATGGGCCGAGAACCTCCGGCTGACGGTCAGTGACGGCCGGATCACATCGCTGGAAGCCAACACTCAGCCGCAGGCCGGGGACGCACGAGCGGATGTGCTGCTGCCGTCGCTGGGCAATCTGCATTCGCACAGCTTCCAGCGTGCGATGGCGGGCATGACCGAGTACCGCGCCGCCGGGAGGGACAGCTTCTGGACCTGGCGCGAACTGATGTACCGGTTCATGGACCGCATCACCCCAGAGCAGTATGAGGCCATTGCCGCGCTGGTCTTCGTGGAGATGCTGGAGGCCGGCTATGCCTCGGTGGGCGAATTCCACTATGTCCACCACCAGCCGGGCGGCGTGCATTTTGCTTCGGTCACTGAACTCAGCGAGCGGGTCTTTGCCGCCGCCGGGCGGACCGGCATCGGCCTCACTCATCTGCCGGTGCTTTATACTTACGGCGGTGCCGGAAAGCAGGCGCTGGATGGCGGCCAGCAGCGGTTCGGCAACTCGGTTGCGGAGTTCTCCCAGCTGGTCGCCCGCGCCCGTGACATCGCAGCCCGGGACCTTCCGTCCGACGCCCGTGTCGGCATCGCGCCGCATTCGCTGCGGGCCACCTGCCCCGGCGACCTGGCCGAGGTGCTGCAGATCCAGAACGGGCTGCCGGTACACATCCATATCGCCGAACAGCCAAAGGAAGTGGCCGATATCAGCGGATGGCTGGGCGCGCGGCCGGTAGAATGGCTGCTGGAGAACGCGCCCGTCGATAGCAAGTGGTGCCTGATCCACGCAACCCACATGACAAGTGCAGAAACCTCCCGCATGGCACGCTCGGGTGCGGTGGCGGGGCTTTGCCCGATCACCGAAGCAAACCTGGGCGACGGGCCGTTCAACGGGGTGGAATATCTCGCCCATGACGGTGCCTTCGGGGTCGGATCAGACTCCAACGTGCGGATTTCGCTGCCCGAAGAACTGCGCACACTGGAGTATTCCCAGCGCCTGCGCGATCTCGCGCGCAATGTGCTGGTGCCCCGCGAAGGCTCGGTTGGCGAGACTCTGTACCTGGGTGCCGCCAAGGGCGGGGCGCAGGCCCTGGGCCGGGATGCCGGGCGGATCGAGGAAGGCGCCTTGGCCGATCTGGTGGCGATTGACAGCAGCCAGCCGGCCCTGTGCGCCCTGAAACCGGAACAGCTGCTGGACGGGCTCTGCTTTGCCGCAGGTGACGACACGGTGACCGATGTCTGGAGCGCCGGCCGCCATGTGGTGCAGCAAGGCCGCCATATCGCGCGGGACAGCGTGGTTGCCGCGTACAGGACGGCAATCAAAGAGCTGCTCAACAGTCTCTAA
- a CDS encoding transporter substrate-binding domain-containing protein produces MLFLRLITAAILLFWGQLLSAQVLTVNTVTRPPFSMMEGGRDKGGRDTGFSLELLKIIAERLDWDIRINRTASFAEMLDGVRNGEADLAAANISITASREVEMDFSHPIFESGLQILVQADEIRQPSLLRALLSWDLAAAIGIAFLLLFGGGMLMWAFERRAQPYFDRPLKEAWFPSFWWALNLVVNGGFEERVPRTPVGRMFGVVLVVSSLFIVSIFVAKITAVMTVEAISGSVNSVNDLYGKSVGTIGGSTAAGFLDRRDIGYSAFAGLEGMLAAFESGEVKALVFDAPVLNFYVQQGGHQYGRTIGQPFLRENYGLVFPAGSPLVEEVNQALLAMQEDGSYDALYRTWFGSQN; encoded by the coding sequence GTGCTGTTTCTCCGCCTGATCACCGCCGCCATCCTGCTGTTTTGGGGCCAATTGCTGTCTGCGCAGGTGCTGACGGTCAACACTGTCACCCGACCGCCGTTTTCGATGATGGAAGGCGGGCGTGACAAAGGCGGGCGTGACACTGGTTTCTCGCTGGAATTGCTTAAGATCATCGCCGAGCGTCTGGACTGGGATATCCGGATAAACCGCACCGCCAGCTTTGCAGAGATGCTGGACGGGGTGCGCAATGGTGAGGCCGATCTGGCTGCCGCCAATATCTCGATCACCGCCTCTCGGGAAGTGGAGATGGATTTCAGTCATCCGATTTTCGAGAGCGGATTGCAGATCCTGGTGCAAGCGGATGAGATCCGCCAGCCGTCGCTGCTGCGGGCGCTGTTGTCCTGGGACTTGGCCGCCGCTATCGGGATTGCATTTTTGCTGCTGTTTGGCGGCGGCATGCTGATGTGGGCGTTTGAACGCCGCGCCCAGCCCTATTTCGACCGGCCCTTGAAAGAGGCCTGGTTCCCCTCCTTCTGGTGGGCGCTGAACCTGGTGGTGAATGGCGGATTCGAGGAACGGGTGCCGCGCACGCCCGTGGGCCGCATGTTCGGCGTGGTGCTGGTGGTGTCCTCGCTGTTCATCGTGTCAATTTTTGTCGCCAAGATCACCGCGGTGATGACGGTGGAGGCGATCAGCGGGTCCGTGAACTCGGTGAACGACCTTTATGGAAAATCTGTCGGCACCATCGGCGGGTCGACAGCGGCGGGGTTCCTCGACCGGCGCGATATCGGCTATTCCGCCTTTGCCGGTCTGGAGGGGATGCTGGCGGCTTTCGAAAGCGGTGAAGTGAAAGCGCTGGTTTTTGATGCGCCGGTGCTGAATTTCTATGTTCAGCAGGGCGGCCACCAATACGGCCGCACCATTGGACAGCCGTTCCTGCGCGAGAATTACGGTCTGGTGTTCCCGGCCGGTTCGCCGCTGGTGGAAGAGGTCAACCAGGCGCTGCTGGCGATGCAGGAGGACGGCAGTTATGACGCCCTCTACCGCACATGGTTCGGCAGCCAGAACTGA
- a CDS encoding GNAT family N-acetyltransferase encodes MSLRISVTKDLETCLALRHQVFVEEQGVPVEEEQDALDATATHLLAVQDGIPVGTARIVFKEDTAKIGRVCVQPSARGTGLGARLIEAAVETAQACPGIARAKLGAQVHAIGFYEKLGFTAFGPVYDDAGIDHRDMVLSFT; translated from the coding sequence ATGAGCCTGCGCATCTCGGTCACCAAGGACCTGGAAACCTGTCTAGCCCTGCGCCACCAAGTGTTTGTCGAAGAACAGGGCGTGCCGGTGGAAGAGGAACAGGACGCGCTGGACGCCACTGCCACCCATCTGCTGGCGGTGCAGGACGGTATCCCGGTGGGGACGGCACGGATTGTCTTCAAGGAGGATACCGCCAAGATCGGCCGGGTCTGCGTGCAGCCCTCCGCCCGTGGCACCGGGCTGGGCGCCAGGCTGATCGAGGCGGCGGTCGAAACGGCTCAAGCCTGCCCCGGCATTGCCAGGGCCAAGCTGGGCGCGCAGGTTCATGCCATCGGGTTTTATGAAAAACTCGGCTTCACCGCCTTTGGCCCGGTCTATGACGATGCCGGCATCGATCACCGCGACATGGTGCTCAGCTTCACGTGA
- a CDS encoding HutD/Ves family protein: protein MRISALAARPVSWKNGGGVTRELALREKDGQMIWRLSLADITRDGPFSAFPGLARIHCIVEGDGHTLSNSKTRLEARPLEPLSFDGGLQLETRLRNGPCKAFNVIYDPARVTASAGILGACDVPAVNGVHVLFVVSGSLDLGEAGRFIAGEGIVTENTATGAISHGGVVIQVQFLPF from the coding sequence ATGCGTATTTCTGCCCTTGCTGCCCGGCCGGTGTCTTGGAAGAACGGCGGCGGGGTGACCCGCGAACTGGCCTTGCGCGAAAAAGACGGCCAGATGATCTGGCGCCTCAGCCTTGCGGATATCACCCGGGACGGCCCGTTTTCCGCTTTCCCCGGCCTTGCGCGCATTCACTGCATCGTGGAGGGAGACGGCCACACCCTGTCAAACAGCAAGACCCGGCTGGAGGCCCGTCCGCTGGAACCTTTGTCCTTTGACGGCGGTTTGCAGCTGGAGACCCGCCTGCGAAACGGACCCTGCAAGGCGTTCAATGTGATTTATGATCCGGCACGGGTGACGGCCAGTGCCGGTATCCTTGGCGCCTGCGATGTGCCTGCCGTCAATGGCGTGCATGTGCTGTTTGTCGTATCAGGCAGCTTGGACCTAGGGGAGGCCGGCCGCTTCATAGCTGGGGAAGGGATCGTGACGGAGAACACCGCCACGGGAGCAATCTCCCATGGCGGTGTGGTCATTCAAGTGCAGTTTTTGCCTTTTTAG
- a CDS encoding Hint domain-containing protein: MSWFAVSGSGLNWFDPQVLRSAGVPDGDSLLVRGTMMLEFHLPETARPEPLLLYSQDGDWSLRLALQAVPGGGLSFVLEQNGAVLHQTLNPTGLGRTGRLRLTYAWDARARIGLLTLEQPDGSQMQTAALAAPKPWRRRDLQALSGPQGYLAPAVEYLALSCNIEPAGPAPALLPSTPIATPDGYRVLGGLQRGDLVLTSGGAAVPVLQVVKRQVPALGSFAPVRLRAPYFGLLQDIHVAPFQRLVLSGSEVEYLFGQPAVLVPAGNLLGTGTALPGTAAAPLITYRQAVLPDHEPLLAAGAMTESLFLGRLRRDPQRLAASLLASLGAAALPEHRQPKFPVLRAFDAVVLAERRTA; the protein is encoded by the coding sequence ATGTCCTGGTTTGCGGTCTCCGGCAGCGGGCTGAATTGGTTTGATCCGCAGGTGCTGCGGTCGGCCGGTGTACCTGACGGCGACAGCCTGCTGGTTCGCGGAACCATGATGCTGGAATTCCACTTGCCGGAAACCGCGCGGCCGGAACCGTTGCTCCTGTATTCGCAGGATGGCGACTGGTCACTGCGGCTGGCGCTGCAGGCGGTGCCGGGCGGCGGGCTGAGTTTTGTCCTTGAGCAAAACGGTGCTGTTCTGCACCAGACACTGAACCCGACCGGCCTGGGACGTACCGGGCGGCTGCGGCTGACTTATGCCTGGGACGCACGCGCCCGTATTGGGCTGCTGACACTCGAGCAGCCGGACGGAAGCCAGATGCAGACCGCGGCACTTGCGGCACCCAAGCCCTGGCGGCGGCGTGATTTGCAGGCTTTGTCCGGACCGCAGGGCTACTTGGCGCCGGCGGTGGAGTATCTGGCCCTGTCCTGCAACATAGAGCCCGCAGGTCCGGCTCCAGCGCTGCTGCCTTCCACCCCCATTGCCACCCCCGATGGCTACCGCGTGCTTGGCGGCCTGCAGCGGGGCGACCTGGTTTTAACCAGCGGCGGCGCTGCTGTGCCCGTTCTGCAAGTGGTGAAGCGGCAGGTCCCGGCCCTTGGTTCCTTTGCGCCGGTGCGTCTGCGGGCGCCCTATTTCGGGCTGCTGCAGGACATTCATGTGGCGCCGTTCCAGCGGCTGGTTCTGTCCGGGTCCGAAGTCGAATACCTGTTCGGCCAGCCCGCTGTCCTGGTGCCTGCCGGCAACCTGCTGGGAACCGGCACCGCCTTGCCTGGGACGGCAGCAGCGCCGCTGATCACCTACCGCCAGGCGGTTCTGCCGGATCACGAGCCGCTGCTGGCAGCCGGCGCGATGACCGAGAGCCTGTTTCTGGGCCGCCTGCGCCGAGACCCGCAGCGGCTGGCTGCCAGCCTGCTGGCATCGCTGGGTGCCGCAGCGCTGCCCGAACACCGACAGCCGAAATTTCCGGTGCTGCGCGCCTTTGACGCCGTTGTGCTGGCAGAACGGCGGACTGCCTGA
- a CDS encoding Hint domain-containing protein, with protein MVRARELNYQTNASAEQMAQTIFGDGATVTGASYSGWSQSSAIYSGGDALAPGATPSDSGVILSTGRASHFTRSGGDPNRSTQTSTNTSGENNNPDFNAAAGTNTYDASYLDVRFIPDSDVMTMQFVFSSEEFPEFQNSVYQDVVTVWVNGEQVQMEIGNGQANPSNISSSINENLYLDNANDDYNTEMDGLTLTMTLTMRVNPGEENDIRIGIADVSDSSYDSNLLIAADSVQTDLVAMTDNVYVAPDSSKTIDVLANDVNNSGGTLTITHINGSEVAAGSVVTLNTGQEVQLNADGTLTLVGDGDIEDFNFTYQVNNGVNSDTGFVNASSIPCFVAGTRIRTPDGEVPVEELLPGDLVETRDGGAQPVCWTGGRSVVAEGDFAPIRIAADTFGLHGELMVSPQHRVLVRGAHAELFFGEEEVLVAAKDLVNGRSIARSPGGEVTYVHLMFDRHQVIYSEGLETESFLPGPQIVNLFDQPVAEEICALFPELDPDTGAGYSAAARPALKAFEGRLLAAIQAA; from the coding sequence ATGGTCAGGGCACGCGAGCTTAACTACCAGACAAATGCCTCTGCAGAGCAGATGGCGCAGACCATTTTCGGTGACGGTGCCACCGTCACCGGTGCCTCCTATTCGGGATGGAGCCAGTCTTCGGCGATCTATTCGGGTGGCGATGCCCTGGCACCGGGCGCCACGCCCAGCGATTCCGGGGTGATCCTGTCGACCGGGCGCGCCAGCCATTTTACCCGCTCCGGCGGCGATCCCAACCGGTCCACGCAGACCTCGACCAATACGTCAGGCGAAAACAACAACCCGGACTTCAACGCCGCAGCGGGCACGAATACCTACGATGCCTCTTATCTGGATGTGCGCTTCATTCCCGATTCGGATGTCATGACGATGCAATTCGTCTTCTCCTCCGAAGAATTCCCGGAGTTCCAGAATTCGGTCTATCAGGACGTGGTCACTGTCTGGGTCAATGGCGAGCAGGTGCAGATGGAGATCGGCAACGGCCAGGCCAACCCCAGCAACATCAGTTCGTCGATCAACGAAAACCTCTATCTCGACAACGCGAATGACGATTACAACACCGAGATGGACGGTCTCACGCTCACCATGACGCTGACGATGCGCGTCAATCCGGGGGAGGAGAACGATATCCGCATCGGCATCGCCGATGTCAGCGACAGCAGCTACGACAGTAATCTGCTGATCGCTGCGGACTCGGTGCAGACTGATCTCGTGGCGATGACCGACAACGTTTATGTGGCGCCGGACAGCAGCAAGACCATTGATGTGCTGGCCAATGATGTGAACAATTCCGGCGGCACCCTGACCATCACCCATATCAATGGCAGCGAAGTTGCAGCGGGCTCGGTGGTGACGCTGAATACCGGCCAGGAGGTGCAGCTGAATGCGGATGGCACGCTGACTCTGGTTGGTGACGGCGACATCGAGGATTTCAATTTCACCTATCAGGTGAACAACGGGGTCAACTCCGACACCGGCTTTGTCAACGCAAGCTCGATTCCCTGTTTCGTCGCGGGCACCCGGATCCGTACGCCCGATGGCGAGGTGCCTGTAGAGGAGCTGCTGCCCGGCGACCTGGTGGAAACCCGTGACGGAGGTGCGCAGCCCGTGTGCTGGACCGGCGGGCGATCAGTCGTGGCAGAAGGGGATTTTGCCCCCATCCGCATTGCTGCAGACACCTTCGGGCTGCATGGCGAGCTGATGGTCTCGCCGCAGCACCGGGTGCTGGTGCGCGGCGCCCATGCTGAACTGTTCTTTGGCGAGGAAGAAGTGCTGGTGGCGGCCAAGGATCTGGTCAACGGGCGCAGCATTGCCCGTAGCCCGGGCGGTGAGGTCACCTATGTGCACCTGATGTTCGATCGCCACCAAGTGATCTATTCCGAAGGGCTGGAAACCGAGAGTTTCCTGCCCGGACCGCAGATCGTCAATCTGTTCGACCAGCCGGTGGCGGAGGAGATCTGCGCATTGTTCCCGGAACTCGACCCGGATACCGGAGCGGGCTACAGCGCAGCAGCGCGTCCTGCTCTCAAAGCGTTTGAAGGCCGGCTGCTGGCTGCAATCCAGGCAGCCTGA